The Anopheles merus strain MAF chromosome 2L, AmerM5.1, whole genome shotgun sequence genome has a segment encoding these proteins:
- the LOC121593505 gene encoding cleavage and polyadenylation specificity factor subunit 6 isoform X2 produces MADGVEIDLYADDLDQDYAQNNDDFGGDSGDLYDDVIVPSGDRNNAGRGPSMDRGDGVDTNGSYHHHPGAWSLSHIPRRHQLYVGNLPWWTTDQDITDSVADVGVNDFQEVKFFENRANGQSKGFCVISLGSENSMRLVMERLPKKELHGQNPVVTLPTKQALNQFESQQKTRPTPPAPGQSNGPRPPVPGMPMGGPGGPGGGHGGPGMGGPGGPPGGGPGGPGGPGGMGGPGGPQPRMMNPNMPPGMRPPHPHMSGPMHMQGPHGGPGGPPRPQFQGPPNGMPRGPRPEWNRPPMHGGYPPGHPGGPGQGPPHMQGGPHGPRAPHHGSMGGPPGPQGPAPHVNPAFFNQGGGPPNHPNGGGPVGPPHGPQGQGGGPPQHFNPQGGGAPRGGPWPVQGGKPPGAPGGFPEHPVITPQLSEAEFEEIMTRNRTVSSSAIARAVSDAAAGEYSSATETLETAISLIKQSKVAQDERCKILIVSLQDTLHGIEAKSYTRRERSRSRERSHRRQRRERSTSRYRERSRDRERERERDRDRDRERDGSRRSRPRKSPEPATDNATDSSSKRYYNDDRYRSSDRERERDRDRERREDHRSRH; encoded by the exons ATGGCCGATGGCGTTGAAATCGATCTGTACGCCGACGATTTGGACCAGGATTACGCGCAAAACAAT GACGATTTCGGTGGCGATAGTGGCGACCTGTACGACGATGTAATCGTACCATCCGGGGACCGCAACAATGCGGGAAGAGGCCCGTCGATGGACCGGGGCGACGGTGTCGATACGAATGGTTCGTACCACCATCATCCCGGGGCTTGGTCGCTCAGCCACATTCCACGCCGTCATCAGCTGTACGTGGGCAATCTGCCCTGGTGGACGACGGACCAGGACATCACCGACTCGGTCGCGGACGTTGGCGTGAACGATTTCCAGGAGGTGAAGTTCTTCGAGAATCGTGCCAATGGCCAATCGAAGGGTTTCTGCGTGATTTCGCTCGGTTCGGAAAACAGCATGCGGCTCGTAATGGAACGGCTACCGAAGAAGGAACTGCACGGTCAGAATCCGGTCGTGACACTGCCAACGAAGCAGGCGCTGAATCAGTTCGAAAGCCAGCAAAAAACCAGACCCACGCCACCGGCACCAGGGCAAAGCAACGGACCGCGACCGCCTGTACCCGGCATGCCGATGGGTGGCCCGGGCGGACCAGGTGGCGGCCACGGAGGACCGGGCATGGGAGGTCCGGGAGGGCCACCGGGTGGTGGTCCTGGTGGACCGGGTGGACCAGGTGGTATGGGCGGTCCCGGCGGACCGCAGCCACGGATGATGAACCCCAATATGCCGCCGGGCATGCGTCCACCGCACCCGCACATGTCCGGACCGATGCACATGCAGGGACCGCACGGCGGACCGGGTGGGCCACCGCGACCACAG TTCCAAGGACCGCCGAACGGTATGCCACGTGGACCTCGCCCGGAATGGAACCGGCCGCCGATGCACGGTGGTTACCCGCCGGGTCATCCTGGTGGCCCCGGACAGGGTCCACCGCATATGCAGGGAGGGCCACACGGGCCGCGCGCTCCCCATCACGGATCGATGGGTGGGCCGCCGGGACCACAGGGTCCTGCCCCGCACGTGAATCCGGCGTTCTTTAATCAGGGCGGTGGTCCACCGAATCATCCCAATGGAGGTGGCCCCGTTGGACCGCCGCACGGTCCACAGGGACAGGGTGGGGGACCGCCACAACACTTCAACCCACAGGGTGGTGGAGCTCCACGGGGCGGTCCATGGCCGGTACAGGGTGGCAAGCCGCCGGGTGCGCCGGGCGGATTCCCTGAACATCCGGTCATTACCCCGCAGCTGAGCGAAGCCGAATTCGAGGAGATTATGACCAGGAACCGTACCGTCAGTAGTTCCGCCATCGCGAG AGCCGTATCGGATGCCGCTGCTGGCGAATACTCAAGCGCAACCGAAACACTGGAAACGGCGATCTCGCTTATCAAGCAGTCCAAGGTGGCTCAAGACGAACGGTGTAAGATTTTGATTGTCTCGCTGCAAGACACGCTGCACGGTATCGAGGCGAAGAGCTACACCCGGCGAGAGCGTTCCCGGTCGCGCGAACGCTCGCACAGACGCCAGCGCCGGGAGCGGTCAACGTCACGCTACCGGGAACGTTCGCGCGATCGCGAGCGGGAGCGAGAGCGTGATCGAGATCGCGATCGTGAACGTGATGG CTCTCGCCGATCTCGCCCAAGGAAATCTCCGGAACCGGCCACTGATAACGCAACGGATAGCTCGTCGAAACGGTACTACAACGACGATCGCTACCGTTCGTCGGATCGTGAGCGGGAGCGCGATCGCGACCGCGAGCGCCGTGAAGATCATCGATCACGGCATTAA
- the LOC121593505 gene encoding cleavage and polyadenylation specificity factor subunit 6 isoform X1: protein MADGVEIDLYADDLDQDYAQNNDDFGGDSGDLYDDVIVPSGDRNNAGRGPSMDRGDGVDTNGSYHHHPGAWSLSHIPRRHQLYVGNLPWWTTDQDITDSVADVGVNDFQEVKFFENRANGQSKGFCVISLGSENSMRLVMERLPKKELHGQNPVVTLPTKQALNQFESQQKTRPTPPAPGQSNGPRPPVPGMPMGGPGGPGGGHGGPGMGGPGGPPGGGPGGPGGPGGMGGPGGPQPRMMNPNMPPGMRPPHPHMSGPMHMQGPHGGPGGPPRPQGPPMHQGNGPPQQPPRFQNQNQWNGPPRMNGPRPGGPGGPGPMQHRPQMFQGPPNGMPRGPRPEWNRPPMHGGYPPGHPGGPGQGPPHMQGGPHGPRAPHHGSMGGPPGPQGPAPHVNPAFFNQGGGPPNHPNGGGPVGPPHGPQGQGGGPPQHFNPQGGGAPRGGPWPVQGGKPPGAPGGFPEHPVITPQLSEAEFEEIMTRNRTVSSSAIARAVSDAAAGEYSSATETLETAISLIKQSKVAQDERCKILIVSLQDTLHGIEAKSYTRRERSRSRERSHRRQRRERSTSRYRERSRDRERERERDRDRDRERDGSRRSRPRKSPEPATDNATDSSSKRYYNDDRYRSSDRERERDRDRERREDHRSRH, encoded by the exons ATGGCCGATGGCGTTGAAATCGATCTGTACGCCGACGATTTGGACCAGGATTACGCGCAAAACAAT GACGATTTCGGTGGCGATAGTGGCGACCTGTACGACGATGTAATCGTACCATCCGGGGACCGCAACAATGCGGGAAGAGGCCCGTCGATGGACCGGGGCGACGGTGTCGATACGAATGGTTCGTACCACCATCATCCCGGGGCTTGGTCGCTCAGCCACATTCCACGCCGTCATCAGCTGTACGTGGGCAATCTGCCCTGGTGGACGACGGACCAGGACATCACCGACTCGGTCGCGGACGTTGGCGTGAACGATTTCCAGGAGGTGAAGTTCTTCGAGAATCGTGCCAATGGCCAATCGAAGGGTTTCTGCGTGATTTCGCTCGGTTCGGAAAACAGCATGCGGCTCGTAATGGAACGGCTACCGAAGAAGGAACTGCACGGTCAGAATCCGGTCGTGACACTGCCAACGAAGCAGGCGCTGAATCAGTTCGAAAGCCAGCAAAAAACCAGACCCACGCCACCGGCACCAGGGCAAAGCAACGGACCGCGACCGCCTGTACCCGGCATGCCGATGGGTGGCCCGGGCGGACCAGGTGGCGGCCACGGAGGACCGGGCATGGGAGGTCCGGGAGGGCCACCGGGTGGTGGTCCTGGTGGACCGGGTGGACCAGGTGGTATGGGCGGTCCCGGCGGACCGCAGCCACGGATGATGAACCCCAATATGCCGCCGGGCATGCGTCCACCGCACCCGCACATGTCCGGACCGATGCACATGCAGGGACCGCACGGCGGACCGGGTGGGCCACCGCGACCACAG GGACCGCCAATGCATCAAGGGAATGGACCACCACAGCAACCGCCTCGATTCCAGAATCAAAACCAATGGAATGGTCCGCCACGAATGAACGGTCCGCGACCAGGCGGCCCGGGGGGTCCAGGCCCAATGCAGCACAGGCCGCAAATG TTCCAAGGACCGCCGAACGGTATGCCACGTGGACCTCGCCCGGAATGGAACCGGCCGCCGATGCACGGTGGTTACCCGCCGGGTCATCCTGGTGGCCCCGGACAGGGTCCACCGCATATGCAGGGAGGGCCACACGGGCCGCGCGCTCCCCATCACGGATCGATGGGTGGGCCGCCGGGACCACAGGGTCCTGCCCCGCACGTGAATCCGGCGTTCTTTAATCAGGGCGGTGGTCCACCGAATCATCCCAATGGAGGTGGCCCCGTTGGACCGCCGCACGGTCCACAGGGACAGGGTGGGGGACCGCCACAACACTTCAACCCACAGGGTGGTGGAGCTCCACGGGGCGGTCCATGGCCGGTACAGGGTGGCAAGCCGCCGGGTGCGCCGGGCGGATTCCCTGAACATCCGGTCATTACCCCGCAGCTGAGCGAAGCCGAATTCGAGGAGATTATGACCAGGAACCGTACCGTCAGTAGTTCCGCCATCGCGAG AGCCGTATCGGATGCCGCTGCTGGCGAATACTCAAGCGCAACCGAAACACTGGAAACGGCGATCTCGCTTATCAAGCAGTCCAAGGTGGCTCAAGACGAACGGTGTAAGATTTTGATTGTCTCGCTGCAAGACACGCTGCACGGTATCGAGGCGAAGAGCTACACCCGGCGAGAGCGTTCCCGGTCGCGCGAACGCTCGCACAGACGCCAGCGCCGGGAGCGGTCAACGTCACGCTACCGGGAACGTTCGCGCGATCGCGAGCGGGAGCGAGAGCGTGATCGAGATCGCGATCGTGAACGTGATGG CTCTCGCCGATCTCGCCCAAGGAAATCTCCGGAACCGGCCACTGATAACGCAACGGATAGCTCGTCGAAACGGTACTACAACGACGATCGCTACCGTTCGTCGGATCGTGAGCGGGAGCGCGATCGCGACCGCGAGCGCCGTGAAGATCATCGATCACGGCATTAA